The following are from one region of the Nitrospirota bacterium genome:
- a CDS encoding TfoX/Sxy family protein, with product MAYDEQLAARVRAVLTGQRALGEKKMFGGLAYLSHGNMFAGILNNDLVVRVGPEANDAALKEPHTRPMDFTGRPMKGYIYVGPNGTKTAAQLRAWLTRGLKFVSSLSPAKRAASRRGSRAVTHQPRRISS from the coding sequence ATGGCCTACGATGAACAACTCGCTGCCCGCGTTCGAGCCGTCCTCACGGGACAGCGGGCGCTCGGGGAGAAGAAGATGTTCGGCGGACTGGCCTACCTGTCGCACGGGAACATGTTCGCCGGAATCTTGAACAACGATCTAGTGGTACGCGTAGGCCCCGAGGCCAACGACGCAGCGCTGAAGGAGCCGCACACCAGACCGATGGATTTCACCGGACGGCCTATGAAGGGTTACATCTACGTCGGTCCAAACGGGACCAAGACCGCGGCCCAATTGCGGGCCTGGCTGACACGGGGCCTGAAGTTCGTGTCAAGCCTGTCGCCCGCCAAGCGGGCGGCATCACGTCGAGGATCGCGGGCGGTCACCCATCAACCTAGGAGGATCTCGTCATGA
- a CDS encoding TetR/AcrR family transcriptional regulator, whose protein sequence is MPRPKEFDPDEALDKAMHVFWHRGYEGTSMEDLLNAMNLHRGSLYDTFGDKRQLFLKAIDRYCRSFVGTKFSMLDQPGPVLPTLRRFIQGMIEGALSDPQRRGCLIANTIMELAPHERDIAAKACQALKMGEDMFFKVLARAKERGELAKDKDPRALARFLVTMMQGTIVMIKAGASADAVKQSTETALAILD, encoded by the coding sequence ATGCCACGCCCGAAAGAATTCGATCCCGATGAAGCGCTCGACAAGGCGATGCATGTCTTCTGGCACAGGGGCTATGAAGGCACATCGATGGAGGACTTGTTGAACGCGATGAATCTCCATCGCGGCTCGCTCTATGACACATTCGGGGATAAGCGGCAACTGTTCCTGAAAGCGATCGATCGCTACTGCCGCAGCTTCGTTGGCACGAAATTCTCCATGCTCGATCAACCAGGGCCTGTCCTGCCGACTTTACGTCGGTTTATCCAGGGCATGATCGAAGGTGCCTTGTCCGATCCACAACGGCGGGGCTGCCTGATCGCCAATACGATTATGGAGCTCGCGCCTCACGAACGGGACATCGCGGCCAAGGCGTGTCAGGCGTTAAAGATGGGGGAGGACATGTTCTTCAAGGTGCTCGCGCGGGCAAAGGAGCGGGGCGAGTTGGCAAAGGACAAGGACCCCCGCGCGTTGGCACGATTTCTGGTGACGATGATGCAGGGGACGATCGTCATGATCAAAGCCGGTGCGTCAGCGGACGCCGTGAAGCAATCTACAGAGACGGCGCTCGCAATTCTCGACTGA
- a CDS encoding DUF1761 domain-containing protein: MQGKFYWAAVGAYVICTFLIAAPWHLVFFKSVYDELAIFTRAEPLIPLGLVSMLMQGLVLSYLYPFFSRGNHSVNTGAAFGLLMGVLLASSAVFAEAGKQNVTSLPTWLALESAYYLLQFTIVGAVMGMIYAKGASAHGLR, encoded by the coding sequence ATGCAGGGTAAATTCTATTGGGCGGCGGTAGGCGCCTACGTGATCTGCACCTTTCTCATCGCTGCGCCGTGGCATCTGGTGTTCTTCAAATCGGTCTATGACGAATTGGCGATTTTCACGAGAGCCGAACCGCTGATTCCTCTCGGGCTCGTGTCGATGCTGATGCAGGGACTGGTTTTGAGCTATCTCTACCCCTTTTTCTCCCGAGGCAATCACTCAGTGAATACGGGCGCGGCGTTCGGGCTGCTCATGGGCGTGCTGCTGGCCAGTTCCGCGGTCTTCGCCGAAGCCGGAAAACAGAACGTGACGTCCCTCCCCACATGGCTGGCTTTAGAAAGTGCGTACTACCTGCTTCAATTCACGATCGTCGGCGCCGTGATGGGGATGATTTACGCGAAAGGAGCATCAGCCCATGGCCTACGATGA